A region from the Gemmatimonadota bacterium genome encodes:
- the recA gene encoding recombinase RecA: RAHGKGSIMRMGSDLSQMTIEAISTGALNLDAAIGIGGVPRGRISEIYGPESSGKTTLCLHVIANAQRAGGVAAFIDAEHALDVQYAKKLGVDVDNLLVSQPDTGEQALDIAEVLIRSNAIDVIVIDSVAALVPRAEIEGEMGDTHVGLQARMMSQAMRKITGAVNRSNTSVMFTNQIREKVGVMFGSPETTSGGRALKFYASLRLDIRRIGAIKDGQDVVGNRTRVKVVKNKCAPPFRQAEFDILYNEGVSHLGLLIDLGVEANVVDKSGSWLSYGDLRLGQGKENAKQFLKDNPDITEEIDRKVREAVGLHPMAASYDDEPVAAGMAAEA; encoded by the coding sequence GCGCGCCCACGGCAAGGGCTCCATCATGCGGATGGGCAGCGACCTCAGCCAGATGACCATCGAGGCCATCTCCACGGGAGCGCTGAACCTCGACGCGGCGATCGGGATCGGTGGGGTTCCTCGCGGACGCATCAGCGAGATCTACGGTCCGGAATCCAGTGGAAAGACCACTCTGTGCCTGCACGTGATCGCCAACGCGCAGAGGGCCGGCGGCGTGGCCGCCTTCATCGACGCGGAGCATGCGTTGGATGTCCAGTATGCCAAGAAGCTCGGGGTGGACGTCGACAATCTCCTCGTCTCCCAGCCGGATACCGGCGAGCAGGCGCTGGACATCGCCGAGGTGCTGATCCGCAGCAACGCCATCGACGTGATCGTGATCGACTCGGTGGCTGCCCTGGTGCCTCGGGCCGAGATCGAGGGCGAGATGGGGGACACGCATGTCGGGCTGCAGGCTCGGATGATGAGTCAGGCCATGCGCAAGATCACCGGGGCCGTCAACCGGTCGAATACGTCTGTGATGTTCACCAACCAGATCCGCGAGAAGGTCGGCGTCATGTTCGGTAGCCCGGAGACCACCTCCGGAGGCCGCGCGCTCAAGTTCTATGCATCGTTGCGCCTGGACATCCGCCGCATCGGAGCCATCAAGGATGGCCAGGACGTCGTGGGCAACCGCACCCGCGTGAAGGTCGTGAAGAACAAGTGCGCTCCCCCGTTCCGACAGGCGGAGTTCGACATCCTCTACAACGAGGGGGTCTCCCATCTCGGTCTCCTGATCGATCTGGGCGTCGAGGCCAACGTCGTGGACAAGTCCGGGTCATGGCTGTCCTACGGCGACCTGCGACTGGGGCAGGGGAAGGAAAACGCGAAGCAGTTCCTCAAGGACAATCCGGACATCACGGAGGAGATCGACCGGAAGGTCCGCGAAGCGGTGGGGCTGCACCCCATGGCTGCCTCGTACGACGACGAGCCGGTTGCCGCCGGGATGGCGGCCGAAGCCTGA
- the alaS gene encoding alanine--tRNA ligase: MKAAEIRSRFLEYFRARGHEVVASSPLVPADDPTLLFTNAGMVQFKGVFLGQERVPYRRAVTSQKCVRAGGKHNDLEEVGKTARHHTFFEMLGNFSFGDYFKRDAIAYAWELLTIEFGLDPERMYATVHHSDDEAAALWEEIAGLPPARIFRLGDKDNFWQMADTGPCGPCSELLYDQRPAEERSGALDTATFERLSERGDIIELWNLVFMQFDRDDTGHLEPLPAPSIDTGAGLERVAAVLQRADSNYHTDLFRPLLERVAAVVGRPYEPNTAEGVSFRVLADHARAVAFLLSDGVLPSNEGRGYVLRRILRRGVRHAWLLGRREPTLVEVVEQVIEEMKTAYPDLAAHAPQILRATRVEEERFLATIAGGLDRFEEIAPVGGAGVIPGDEVFKLYDTFGFPLDLTTVMAEERGYSVDVAGFERALEAQRTRSREARAQEGATGGESIAAEWGSAADLDQHWVGYETRSADVLVRDARDLGEGRFALILDPNPFYAEGGGQVSDVGSVEGDGWRLLVQDVQKVQGNIAVLGPVDGIFPDAEVGRLHACAAVDTRARHDTERNHTATHLLHAALRSVLGDHVRQRGSLVAPERLRFDFSHDAPMSGEQIRRVEARVQGWIWDDRPVRWQEVAFDEAKRRGAMALFGEKYGDVVRMVEVPPVSLELCGGTHVRHTGEIGLFKIVSESGVAAGVRRIEALTGRAALGQVHEEEERLEEAAALLKTRPAGLLARVQGLLDENAELEQLLKELRAGGGAGEQRLADEALSFGGGQARAVVMRTKARAADEVRDLGDRLRAQTSHVAVVGTEYTDGKVGLMVSVSDDLVQRGVRAGDLVRELAALGGGSGGGRPHLAQGGVDGPEGLERALAGAMAAVRARLQSAGGGG, from the coding sequence ATGAAGGCCGCTGAAATCCGCTCGCGTTTTCTCGAGTACTTCCGTGCCCGCGGGCACGAAGTCGTGGCCAGTTCGCCCCTGGTACCGGCCGACGACCCCACGTTGTTGTTCACCAACGCGGGCATGGTCCAGTTCAAGGGCGTCTTCCTGGGCCAGGAGCGGGTGCCCTACCGCCGCGCGGTCACGTCGCAGAAGTGCGTGCGGGCCGGAGGCAAGCACAACGATCTGGAGGAAGTGGGGAAGACGGCCCGCCACCACACCTTCTTCGAGATGTTGGGCAACTTCTCGTTCGGAGACTACTTCAAGCGCGACGCGATCGCGTACGCCTGGGAGCTGCTCACCATCGAGTTCGGTCTCGATCCCGAGCGCATGTACGCCACGGTTCACCACAGCGACGACGAGGCGGCCGCCCTGTGGGAGGAGATCGCCGGGCTGCCGCCCGCGCGCATTTTCCGCTTGGGGGACAAAGACAACTTCTGGCAGATGGCCGACACGGGCCCCTGTGGTCCCTGCTCGGAGCTCCTCTACGATCAGCGCCCCGCCGAGGAGCGCTCCGGAGCGCTGGATACGGCCACATTCGAGCGGCTGAGCGAGCGGGGCGACATCATCGAGCTCTGGAATCTCGTCTTCATGCAGTTCGATCGGGACGACACCGGACATCTGGAGCCGTTGCCCGCGCCCTCCATCGATACGGGCGCCGGCCTCGAACGCGTGGCCGCGGTGCTGCAGCGAGCCGACTCCAACTACCACACCGACCTCTTCCGTCCACTTCTGGAGCGAGTGGCCGCCGTCGTGGGTCGCCCCTATGAGCCCAACACTGCGGAGGGGGTCAGCTTCCGCGTGCTCGCCGACCACGCGCGAGCGGTTGCGTTCCTGCTCAGCGATGGCGTGCTCCCTTCCAACGAGGGCCGCGGCTACGTGCTGCGGCGCATCCTCCGGCGCGGCGTTCGCCACGCCTGGTTGCTGGGGCGCCGGGAGCCCACCCTGGTCGAGGTTGTGGAGCAGGTCATCGAGGAGATGAAGACCGCCTACCCGGACCTGGCGGCGCATGCGCCCCAGATCCTGCGCGCGACCCGTGTGGAGGAGGAACGCTTTCTCGCCACCATCGCCGGAGGACTCGACCGCTTCGAGGAGATCGCGCCCGTGGGCGGTGCCGGCGTCATTCCCGGCGACGAGGTCTTCAAGCTCTACGACACGTTCGGGTTCCCGCTGGACCTGACCACCGTCATGGCGGAAGAGCGCGGCTACTCCGTGGACGTTGCGGGTTTCGAGCGGGCTTTGGAGGCGCAGCGCACGCGCAGTCGGGAGGCGCGCGCGCAGGAGGGTGCCACTGGCGGCGAATCGATCGCCGCCGAGTGGGGGAGTGCGGCCGATCTGGATCAACACTGGGTCGGCTACGAGACGCGATCGGCGGACGTCCTGGTGCGCGACGCCCGCGACCTGGGCGAAGGCCGCTTCGCCCTCATCCTGGATCCGAACCCCTTCTACGCGGAGGGCGGCGGACAGGTCTCCGATGTCGGCTCCGTGGAGGGGGATGGCTGGCGTCTGCTCGTTCAGGACGTACAGAAGGTACAGGGCAACATCGCCGTGCTGGGGCCGGTCGACGGGATCTTTCCCGACGCCGAGGTCGGCCGGTTGCACGCATGTGCGGCGGTCGACACCCGGGCCCGCCACGACACGGAGCGCAACCATACGGCCACCCACCTGCTGCATGCGGCCCTCCGGTCCGTGCTCGGCGACCACGTCCGCCAGCGCGGCTCCCTGGTCGCACCGGAACGACTGCGCTTCGACTTCTCGCACGATGCGCCCATGAGCGGCGAGCAGATCCGCAGGGTCGAAGCCCGAGTGCAGGGTTGGATCTGGGACGACCGGCCGGTCCGCTGGCAGGAGGTCGCGTTCGACGAGGCCAAACGGCGGGGCGCGATGGCTCTCTTCGGCGAGAAGTACGGGGACGTCGTGCGCATGGTGGAGGTTCCGCCCGTGAGCCTCGAGCTGTGCGGCGGCACTCACGTGCGCCACACCGGCGAGATCGGACTGTTCAAGATCGTCTCCGAGAGCGGCGTGGCTGCCGGCGTTCGTCGCATCGAGGCGCTGACCGGGCGCGCGGCCCTGGGCCAGGTCCATGAGGAGGAGGAGCGCCTCGAGGAAGCTGCGGCGCTGCTGAAGACCCGCCCTGCGGGACTACTCGCACGCGTTCAGGGCCTGTTGGATGAGAACGCCGAGCTGGAACAGCTGTTGAAGGAGCTGCGCGCCGGCGGGGGAGCGGGAGAGCAGCGGCTGGCCGACGAGGCGCTGTCCTTCGGGGGCGGCCAGGCTCGGGCGGTCGTGATGCGCACGAAGGCGCGCGCGGCGGACGAGGTTCGTGACCTGGGAGACCGCCTCAGAGCGCAGACGTCGCACGTCGCGGTGGTGGGCACCGAGTACACCGACGGAAAGGTGGGGCTCATGGTGTCGGTGAGCGACGATCTCGTACAGCGCGGCGTTCGGGCCGGAGACCTGGTCAGGGAACTGGCGGCCCTCGGGGGAGGCTCGGGGGGCGGGCGCCCTCATCTGGCCCAAGGTGGCGTCGACGGACCAGAGGGGCTGGAGCGTGCCCTCGCGGGTGCAATGGCGGCCGTGCGAGCGCGCCTCCAGAGCGCCGGTGGTGGCGGATGA
- a CDS encoding CpsB/CapC family capsule biosynthesis tyrosine phosphatase, whose protein sequence is MAEAGDGRVDLHNHLIPGVDDGARSLEDSRVGIRRLRQAGVTAIITTPHLAGSVTLDPDRFEDLMDRVDAAWAELSRMASDEFPALRLERGHEVALDDPDTRFDDPRVRLAGTSYALVEWPRFNPPPAAELALQRIRTQGIRPLIAHVERYQGAERDLTRVARWKEAGAYVQVSYGSLLGQYGPVARSVAQRLLERGWVDVLATDLHPLPGSNVYLEDAEELLHRADGGEVFQTLSSINPGLILEDREPMPATPLILAPGFWRRFKGLIRRR, encoded by the coding sequence TTGGCGGAGGCAGGAGACGGTCGCGTCGACCTCCACAATCACCTCATCCCGGGCGTCGACGACGGTGCCCGCTCGCTCGAGGACTCGCGCGTGGGCATTCGGCGTCTGCGGCAGGCAGGCGTCACCGCCATCATCACCACGCCCCACCTTGCGGGGTCGGTCACGCTCGATCCGGACCGCTTCGAGGATCTGATGGATCGGGTGGACGCGGCCTGGGCGGAACTCTCGCGGATGGCGTCCGACGAGTTCCCGGCCCTGCGTCTCGAGCGAGGCCACGAGGTTGCCTTGGATGACCCCGACACTCGGTTCGACGATCCCCGCGTCCGCCTGGCCGGGACCTCCTACGCGCTGGTCGAGTGGCCCCGCTTCAATCCGCCCCCCGCGGCCGAGCTCGCACTGCAGCGCATCCGCACGCAAGGGATTCGCCCGCTCATCGCCCACGTCGAGCGCTATCAGGGCGCCGAGCGGGATCTGACCCGGGTCGCCCGCTGGAAAGAGGCGGGGGCCTATGTCCAGGTCAGCTACGGTTCGCTCCTGGGGCAGTACGGACCGGTGGCTCGTTCGGTTGCCCAGCGCCTCCTGGAGCGGGGATGGGTGGACGTGCTGGCCACCGACCTACACCCGCTTCCTGGCTCGAACGTGTATCTGGAGGACGCGGAGGAGTTGCTGCACCGCGCGGACGGCGGGGAGGTCTTCCAGACCTTGAGCAGCATCAATCCGGGCTTGATCCTGGAGGACCGGGAGCCGATGCCTGCCACTCCGCTCATCCTGGCTCCTGGCTTCTGGCGACGTTTCAAGGGACTCATACGACGCAGGTGA
- a CDS encoding SDR family NAD(P)-dependent oxidoreductase produces the protein MIDLSGRTAVVTGGSRGVGRAVAELFARAGCAVGIGYRSRHQEAEETVAALQRLGVHAWAEPGDLAQEADADALFERADREFEGLDFFVGNAAIWPTADVPIQDMTSERWRGTLAINLDSIFYTTRAAARRLRDHGRIVLVSSTAGQRGEAFHVEYAASKGAILSMVKGLCVELAPRDITVNAVAPGWILTEMVDQALEAGGEERIRHTIPLGRIATAEDIAGPIVFLCSPLARHITGEVLNVNGGAVLPG, from the coding sequence ATGATCGATCTCTCCGGCAGGACAGCGGTGGTGACGGGCGGCTCTCGAGGCGTGGGGCGCGCGGTCGCGGAGCTCTTCGCCCGCGCGGGTTGCGCCGTGGGGATCGGCTACCGCTCCCGCCATCAAGAGGCCGAAGAGACGGTGGCCGCCCTCCAGAGGCTGGGCGTACATGCCTGGGCCGAGCCCGGGGATCTCGCGCAGGAAGCGGATGCGGACGCCCTTTTCGAGCGGGCCGACCGGGAGTTCGAGGGTCTCGATTTCTTCGTGGGCAACGCGGCGATCTGGCCAACCGCGGATGTACCGATCCAGGACATGACGAGCGAACGCTGGCGTGGCACGCTGGCGATCAACCTCGACTCCATCTTCTACACGACGCGGGCGGCCGCGCGTCGCCTGCGGGATCATGGGCGCATCGTGCTGGTGAGCTCGACGGCGGGGCAGCGCGGGGAGGCCTTCCACGTCGAGTACGCCGCCAGCAAGGGTGCCATCCTCTCCATGGTGAAGGGCCTGTGTGTCGAGCTCGCTCCTCGCGACATCACGGTGAATGCCGTCGCGCCCGGTTGGATCCTCACGGAGATGGTCGACCAAGCCCTGGAGGCCGGTGGCGAGGAACGGATCCGCCACACGATCCCGCTCGGTCGCATCGCGACGGCCGAGGACATCGCCGGCCCGATCGTGTTTCTCTGTTCGCCGCTGGCGCGCCATATCACCGGGGAGGTGCTCAACGTGAACGGTGGCGCCGTGCTGCCCGGCTGA